ACCTACCCGCCGGGCAACCAGCCCCCACAGGACGCGGAGATCGCCCAGGCCATCAACACGAAGGCCGGACATGATCTGGTCACGGCGGATGTCATCCGGGCGCTGCGGACCGGCGCGCAGACCGTCGTCGGCCCGCAGGACCCCGCGGTACTCGAAGGCCTGGCCGAGGTGTTCAGGGTGCCGGTGATGTATTTCCAGCCAAACGAACAGGCGGCCCGACAGATCACCGAGGTCGCCGAGCTGCTGAAGGCGATCAACGACCGAAAGATCCTCGCTCTTGCCGCTCGCGGCAACGAGGACGGCCTGTCGTCGGACATGATCAGCATCGTGGCCAATCTGGCCGCTGGAATCCGCACGGGCACCATCCCGGGCGACGACCGCTAGCACCCCGGCGGCTCGGTCACCTCAGCAACATGCCCGCGGCACGGCATCCCGAACAGGCGTCAGCCACGGTCCGCGTCACCGAGTCCAGGCCGGCGCCGCGCGGCTCCGGCGGACAGCCGCGACCAGGGCATGGTCCAGCAGCCACCACGGCGAGCCGAACGCCGCGAGGAGCCCCCTCCGCACCTGCCGGCGGCCACCGCCTCCACCGCCGCCTGTGCCCCCGGGGCCGGCCCCGGGGGCACAGGCGGCGGGATCCGGGCCATGCCCGGAAAGTGCCGAGGCGAGGGCGGCTGTCACTCCCGTACAGTCCGTCGTACCAGCGCTCCGTCAGCGGTTTACCAGGAGAAGAACCATGGACACCGAAGCCGGTCCCGGCTCCCTGCCGTACGTCCCTGGAACGGGGCAGCCGGTCCCCGAAGCCGAGCCTGGACTCGTGGAGCGGTGGCGTTCGCAGAGAGGCGAACTGGTCGAGCTGCTGACCCAGGTGCGTGAGCGGCTCGGCGGGATCGGCGCCTTCCGCCTCGGGCCGACTCCCACCGTTCTCGTCACCGACCCGCGGGCGGTCCAGCACGTACTCGCCCGGCACCCTGAGCGGTACGTCAAGCGCTCCCACCGCGCCCGCCTGCTGATCGGCGACGGCGTCCTCTCCGCAACCGGCGAGACGTGGAAGCGACAACGCCGCTTGCTGCAGTCCCAGTTCACCGGTACCGGGATGCGCCGCTACGAACAGCGGATCACCGAGGCCGCCCGGACCACCGCCGGGCGCTGGGCCGGATACGCCCGGACCGCGCAGACCCTCGATGTCGGGCAGGAGATGCGCCGCTTCGCCCTGGACGCCATCTGGCGCTCCCTTACCGGGCATCCCCTCGATGATGAGACCGAGCGCGAACTGGCCGCCGTGGCAGCCGTGGCGGCCGCCCTGCCGACTCTGCCCGCCGATGTCAGCGACGCCCGGGACGCCGTTGCCGCCGATCTCGCCCGGATCGATGCGGTCGCCCTGCACGCCATCGAGGCCGCCCGCAGCGGGGCGGCCGGCCCCGACGGTCCCGGGTTGCTGCAGGTCCTGATCGATGCCGCTACCGAACACCCCGAGTACACCGACCAGCTGATCCGCGACGAGCTGGTCACGTTGCTCGTGGCCGGGCACGAAACCACCGCTACCACATTGACCTGGCTCTACCTGCTCCTCGACCGGTATCCCGCCGCCCGTGAACAAGCTCTCGCCGCCGGCGGCGAAGGCTCACCACAACGCCGCCAGGCCATTCAGGCTCTGGTCCACGAGACGCTCCGGCTCTACCCGTCCGCCTGGATCCTGCCCCGCTACGCCACCGAGGACGACACCCTCGCCGGCTACGCCATCGAGGCGGGCACCGACATCCTTGTCTGTCCGTACCTCGCGCACCGCGACCCAGAACTGTGGCCGGAACCGGAGCAGTTCGACCCCCGACGCTTCATGACCCCGGACGGCCGCCCTGCCCACCCGGGCGCCTACTTCCCCTTCGGCATCGGTCCCCGCGCCTGCC
The genomic region above belongs to Streptomyces sp. CG1 and contains:
- a CDS encoding cytochrome P450 is translated as MDTEAGPGSLPYVPGTGQPVPEAEPGLVERWRSQRGELVELLTQVRERLGGIGAFRLGPTPTVLVTDPRAVQHVLARHPERYVKRSHRARLLIGDGVLSATGETWKRQRRLLQSQFTGTGMRRYEQRITEAARTTAGRWAGYARTAQTLDVGQEMRRFALDAIWRSLTGHPLDDETERELAAVAAVAAALPTLPADVSDARDAVAADLARIDAVALHAIEAARSGAAGPDGPGLLQVLIDAATEHPEYTDQLIRDELVTLLVAGHETTATTLTWLYLLLDRYPAAREQALAAGGEGSPQRRQAIQALVHETLRLYPSAWILPRYATEDDTLAGYAIEAGTDILVCPYLAHRDPELWPEPEQFDPRRFMTPDGRPAHPGAYFPFGIGPRACLGMQFALRESTVLLEHLLPAHTVAFQSTPTKAVYGITVRPDGPTPATLEPHLT